In Erpetoichthys calabaricus chromosome 4, fErpCal1.3, whole genome shotgun sequence, one genomic interval encodes:
- the LOC114651216 gene encoding radial spoke head 1 homolog, translated as MSDSGSEESEEEQGIYLGEYEGERNDDGERHGHGKAILPNRDTYEGQYENGKRNGQGKYRFTNGACYIGEYFQNKKHGHGIFYYPDGSKYEGGWAEDHRHGHGVYTYPNGDIYDGEWFNDQRHGQGGYTYSGTGSKYVGTWTEGKQDGAGEIIHLNHRYVGNFKGNYPCGPGKYVFDSGCEQHGMYVLHQKENEEDEEAEPEISVKWVAEKLVQPYCKAAPESVMVPSINQQTCPENEIV; from the coding sequence ATGTCAGATTCTGGATCAGAGGAGTCAGAGGAAGAGCAAGGCATCTATTTAGGCGAGTATGAAGGTGAGCGCAATGACGATGGGGAGAGGCATGGACATGGAAAAGCTATTCTGCCAAATAGAGACACATATGAAGGGCAGTATGAAAACGGAAAAAGAAATGGACAGGGAAAATACAGATTTACAAATGGTGCATGCTATATTGGAGAatactttcaaaataaaaaacatggccATGGTATATTTTATTACCCTGATGGTTCCAAATACGAAGGCGGTTGGGCAGAAGACCATCGACATGGTCATGGGGTTTACACATATCCAAATGGAGATATCTATGATGGGGAATGGTTTAATGATCAAAGGCATGGTCAAGGTGGATATACATATTCTGGAACTGGTTCAAAGTATGTGGGCACCTGGACTGAAGGGAAACAAGATGGTGCTGGAGAAATAATTCATCTCAACCACAGATACGTGGGGAACTTTAAAGGCAACTACCCTTGTGGCCCAGGAAAGTATGTGTTTGACTCTGGCTGTGAACAGCACGGAATGTATGTGCtgcatcagaaagaaaatgaagaggatgaagaagcaGAACCTGAGATCTCAGTGAAGTGGGTCGCAGAGAAGTTGGTGCAAccatactgcaaagcagcacCAGAGTCTGTAATGGTTCCCAGCATAAACCAACAGACTTGTCCAGAAAATGAAATTGTGTAA